A portion of the Achromobacter sp. MFA1 R4 genome contains these proteins:
- a CDS encoding NAD-dependent succinate-semialdehyde dehydrogenase yields MDYPELTLLIGGRAVAAGARPGLEVIDPATQAVLGRLPMASADDVDEALEAARRSFPGWRDTAPLDRAAILRRAAALMHERTPQLAWLITRELGKPLAESEKEVATAAEMFEWGAEEARRTYGRLIPGRVGGIRQMAIPEPIGPVAAFSGWNAPAITPSRKIAGALAAGCSVVIKPSEETPAIALEIGRALADAGLPAGVLNMVFGDPAEISRRLIASPVIRMVTFTGSTSIGRELAMMAAGGLKRATLELGGHAPVLVFGDADPVGAADTVLAAKLRNSGQICTSPTRMYVHESVYEPFVERLAERARGWRVGNGLEAGVQMGPLANPRRLAAMETMVADALKHGAQLAAGGERLDLPGWFWAPTVLRDAGPECLAANTEPFGPLALVQPFAELDEALAQANRLPFGLASYVFTRDAATARIASERIDSGVVCINHCQASLPETPFGGFKDSGLGKEGGVEGLQEFMQVKYVSQM; encoded by the coding sequence ATGGACTATCCCGAACTGACCCTGCTCATCGGCGGCCGCGCGGTCGCGGCCGGCGCCCGCCCCGGCCTGGAGGTGATCGACCCCGCCACGCAGGCGGTGCTGGGCCGATTGCCGATGGCCTCGGCCGATGACGTCGACGAGGCCCTGGAGGCCGCGCGCCGCAGCTTTCCAGGCTGGCGCGACACGGCGCCACTGGACCGGGCCGCGATCCTGCGCCGCGCCGCCGCGCTGATGCACGAGCGCACGCCGCAACTGGCGTGGCTGATCACCCGCGAACTGGGCAAGCCCCTGGCCGAATCCGAAAAGGAAGTGGCCACCGCCGCCGAGATGTTCGAATGGGGCGCCGAGGAAGCGCGGCGCACCTATGGCCGGCTGATCCCCGGCCGCGTGGGCGGCATCCGCCAGATGGCGATCCCGGAACCCATCGGCCCGGTCGCGGCGTTCTCGGGCTGGAACGCGCCGGCGATCACGCCGTCGCGCAAGATCGCCGGGGCCCTGGCCGCGGGCTGCTCGGTCGTCATCAAGCCCTCCGAGGAAACACCGGCCATCGCGCTGGAAATCGGCCGCGCGCTGGCGGACGCGGGGCTGCCCGCGGGCGTGCTGAACATGGTGTTCGGCGATCCGGCCGAGATCTCCCGGCGTCTCATCGCCTCGCCAGTCATCCGCATGGTGACCTTTACCGGCTCCACGTCCATCGGCCGTGAACTGGCGATGATGGCGGCGGGCGGCCTGAAGCGGGCGACGCTGGAACTGGGCGGGCATGCGCCCGTGCTGGTGTTCGGCGACGCCGATCCCGTCGGCGCGGCCGATACCGTGCTGGCGGCCAAGCTGCGCAATTCCGGCCAGATCTGCACGTCGCCCACCCGCATGTACGTGCATGAGAGCGTGTACGAACCCTTCGTGGAGCGCCTGGCCGAACGGGCGCGCGGCTGGCGCGTGGGCAACGGCCTGGAAGCCGGCGTGCAGATGGGCCCCCTCGCCAATCCCCGGCGGCTTGCGGCAATGGAAACCATGGTGGCCGATGCGCTGAAACACGGCGCGCAACTGGCGGCCGGCGGAGAGCGGCTGGATCTTCCCGGGTGGTTCTGGGCCCCGACCGTGCTGCGCGACGCGGGCCCCGAATGCCTGGCCGCCAACACCGAACCCTTCGGCCCGCTGGCGCTGGTGCAGCCGTTTGCCGAGCTGGATGAGGCCCTGGCACAGGCCAACCGGCTGCCTTTCGGGCTTGCCTCGTATGTCTTCACGCGCGATGCCGCCACCGCGCGCATCGCGTCCGAGCGCATCGACAGCGGTGTGGTCTGCATCAACCATTGCCAGGCCTCGCTGCCCGAGACGCCGTTCGGCGGATTCAAGGACAGCGGGCTGGGCAAGGAAGGCGGCGTCGAGGGCCTGCAGGAATTCATGCAGGTCAAGTACGTGAGCCAGATGTAG
- a CDS encoding MmgE/PrpD family protein, translating to MLLDTIAAYGAKDAVGRLPEEVIHYAKRAFLDWLSALYPGTRTAPCQQLLGAHGAELGSGASSLPGCATTAFAATAAWINGSVSHAVEFDDIFRDAVYHPGCPTIAAALALAEEHDASGLALLQAIVVGYEISTRIGAAVQPAHYRYFHTTGTVGCFGGAAAAAALCAPGDAQVMLHALATAGTLASGLQQAFRSDAMSKALHAGHAAEVGVRAGQGAAHGITGVADILEGEAGFGAALARDPDWRLAVAGLGERYNILSITQKNHGCCGHTFAAIDAALALRERGLQPDDIAALRVETYQTALDVTGNFQPATAFEAKFSLPYVVAHALVHGSVRLDAFGAARLHDPRVRGLMQCLDLRAAPDLSAGFPAMRAARLSVTTHGGDVLEHHAPYRKGDPEAPLSDADLNDKFAELAGPVLGGARMQALRDAVWRLEAMPVRALRLAADMPKL from the coding sequence ATGCTGCTGGACACCATCGCCGCTTATGGCGCGAAAGACGCCGTAGGCCGATTGCCCGAGGAGGTCATCCATTACGCCAAGCGCGCGTTCCTGGATTGGCTGTCGGCGCTGTATCCCGGCACCCGCACCGCGCCGTGCCAGCAACTGCTGGGCGCGCATGGCGCCGAACTGGGGTCGGGCGCGTCCAGCCTGCCCGGCTGCGCGACCACCGCTTTTGCCGCGACGGCGGCCTGGATCAACGGCAGCGTGTCGCACGCGGTGGAGTTCGACGACATCTTCCGCGACGCGGTCTATCACCCGGGTTGCCCGACCATCGCCGCGGCGCTTGCGCTGGCGGAAGAGCACGACGCCAGCGGTCTGGCGCTGCTGCAGGCGATCGTGGTGGGCTACGAGATTTCGACGCGCATCGGCGCGGCGGTGCAGCCCGCGCACTACCGCTATTTCCATACGACGGGCACCGTGGGCTGTTTTGGCGGCGCTGCCGCCGCCGCGGCCCTGTGCGCGCCGGGCGATGCGCAGGTCATGCTGCACGCGCTGGCCACCGCCGGTACGCTGGCCAGCGGTCTGCAACAGGCTTTCCGGTCGGACGCCATGAGCAAGGCGCTGCATGCGGGCCATGCCGCCGAGGTCGGCGTGCGGGCCGGGCAGGGCGCCGCGCACGGCATCACCGGCGTGGCGGACATCCTGGAGGGCGAGGCGGGATTTGGCGCCGCGCTGGCGCGCGACCCCGACTGGCGGCTGGCCGTGGCCGGCCTGGGCGAACGCTACAACATCCTGTCGATCACCCAGAAGAACCACGGCTGCTGCGGCCATACCTTCGCCGCCATCGACGCGGCGCTGGCCTTGCGCGAACGCGGCCTGCAGCCGGACGATATCGCCGCGTTGCGGGTGGAGACCTACCAGACCGCGCTGGACGTGACGGGCAACTTCCAGCCCGCCACCGCGTTCGAGGCGAAGTTCAGCCTGCCGTATGTGGTGGCGCATGCGCTGGTGCATGGGTCGGTGCGGCTGGACGCCTTTGGGGCGGCGCGGCTGCACGATCCGCGCGTGCGCGGGCTGATGCAATGCCTGGATCTGCGCGCGGCGCCGGACCTGTCGGCGGGCTTTCCGGCGATGCGCGCCGCGCGCCTGTCCGTCACGACGCACGGCGGCGACGTGCTGGAACACCACGCGCCGTACCGCAAGGGCGACCCCGAAGCGCCGCTGTCCGACGCGGACCTGAACGACAAATTCGCCGAGTTGGCGGGCCCCGTACTGGGCGGCGCGCGCATGCAGGCGCTGCGCGACGCCGTCTGGCGCCTGGAAGCCATGCCGGTGCGCGCCCTGCGCCTGGCGGCAGACATGCCCAAGCTCTGA
- a CDS encoding tripartite tricarboxylate transporter substrate binding protein, which produces MTPLLRRWALPLLAATIGMNAAAADYPTRPITLVIGFTAGGPTDAVGRYLARQLETELGQTVVVENRAGANGVVAVQAVRRAPADGYTLMLGSSGTLSIEPVYKQKVDYQVLKDFQPIALVASYPYLLVVPTGSPFDSVQALIAGAREKPGALTFASAGSGAVNHLAGEWFKSATQVDITHVPYKGDSAAIADLVAGRVDMAFLSAIAAMPQVQAGKLRALGIAAAQPSSVAPGVPTVAQAAGIPGFTAEPWNGVLAPAGVPPAVKQRLNAAINKVMGTDEARDALLKLGQYPMRGTPDDFARHIGSQTERWAQVMQTSHIAKAD; this is translated from the coding sequence ATGACACCCCTGCTACGTCGATGGGCCCTGCCCCTGCTCGCCGCCACGATCGGCATGAACGCCGCCGCCGCGGACTATCCCACCCGCCCGATCACGCTGGTGATCGGCTTTACCGCCGGCGGCCCGACGGACGCCGTCGGCCGCTACCTCGCCCGCCAGCTCGAGACCGAGCTCGGCCAGACCGTCGTGGTCGAAAATCGCGCCGGCGCCAACGGCGTGGTCGCCGTGCAGGCGGTCAGGCGCGCGCCCGCCGACGGCTACACCCTGATGCTGGGCAGCAGCGGCACGCTGTCGATCGAACCCGTCTACAAGCAAAAGGTCGACTACCAGGTGCTCAAGGACTTCCAGCCCATCGCCCTGGTCGCCAGCTATCCCTACCTGCTGGTCGTGCCGACCGGCTCGCCCTTCGATTCCGTGCAGGCACTGATCGCCGGCGCGCGCGAAAAGCCCGGTGCGCTGACCTTCGCGTCGGCCGGCAGCGGCGCGGTGAACCACCTGGCGGGCGAATGGTTCAAGAGCGCCACCCAGGTCGACATCACCCATGTGCCCTACAAAGGCGATTCGGCGGCCATCGCCGACCTGGTGGCCGGGCGCGTGGACATGGCCTTCCTGAGCGCCATCGCCGCCATGCCGCAGGTGCAGGCCGGCAAGCTGCGGGCGCTGGGCATCGCCGCCGCGCAGCCGTCTTCGGTGGCGCCCGGCGTGCCGACGGTGGCGCAGGCCGCCGGAATTCCCGGCTTCACGGCCGAACCCTGGAACGGCGTGCTGGCGCCGGCCGGCGTGCCGCCCGCCGTCAAGCAGCGCCTGAACGCCGCCATCAACAAGGTCATGGGCACCGACGAAGCGCGCGACGCGCTGCTCAAGCTGGGCCAGTACCCGATGCGCGGCACCCCCGACGACTTCGCCCGCCACATCGGCTCGCAGACCGAACGCTGGGCGCAGGTCATGCAGACCAGCCACATCGCAAAGGCAGACTAG
- a CDS encoding acyl-CoA dehydrogenase family protein, translating into MDFTLTPEQRDFQTAVRRFADRELRAGAVERAHSDDYPWDIARLMAGQGLLGITVAQEDGGIGGSLMDAVIAIETVAAVCPRSADVVQAGNFGAIRVLAEYGSPLQKQKYLTGLLAGEGLISVGMTEPDAGSAVTELKTSATRADGGWRINGTKIFTTHGPHASVILAYVRFAPGTAGIGSVLIGTRDEGVRLGKRSAFMSGEEWVEIFFDNVFVPDDMVVLGEGGFKKQIAGFNVERIGNTARSLALGRYAYEEARNWAMQRKQFGRLLCEFQGLQWKFADMRIKLDAAQLLLYRAATGADTGFPSATETAIAKAYCNQVGFDVANDALQVLGGLGYSRESLVEYCVRRCRGWMIAGGSIEILKNRIAEGIFERSFPQRPPR; encoded by the coding sequence ATGGACTTCACCCTCACTCCCGAACAGCGCGACTTCCAGACGGCCGTGCGCCGCTTCGCCGACCGTGAACTGCGCGCGGGCGCCGTGGAGCGCGCGCATTCCGACGACTACCCCTGGGACATCGCGCGCCTGATGGCGGGCCAGGGGCTGCTGGGCATCACGGTGGCGCAGGAGGACGGCGGCATCGGCGGGTCGCTGATGGACGCCGTCATTGCGATCGAGACCGTCGCCGCCGTCTGCCCGCGCAGCGCGGACGTGGTGCAGGCAGGCAACTTTGGCGCCATCCGCGTCCTGGCCGAGTACGGCAGCCCCTTGCAGAAACAGAAGTACCTGACGGGCCTGCTGGCCGGCGAAGGACTCATCTCGGTGGGGATGACCGAGCCGGACGCGGGCTCGGCGGTCACGGAGCTCAAGACCAGCGCCACGCGCGCGGACGGCGGCTGGCGCATCAACGGCACGAAGATCTTCACGACGCACGGCCCGCACGCCAGCGTCATCCTGGCCTACGTGCGCTTCGCGCCCGGCACGGCCGGCATCGGGTCGGTGCTGATCGGGACCCGCGACGAAGGCGTCAGGCTCGGCAAGCGTTCCGCCTTCATGTCGGGGGAAGAATGGGTCGAGATCTTCTTTGACAACGTCTTCGTGCCGGACGACATGGTCGTGCTGGGCGAGGGCGGCTTCAAGAAGCAGATCGCGGGATTCAACGTCGAGCGCATCGGCAACACCGCGCGCTCGCTGGCCCTGGGCCGTTATGCGTACGAAGAGGCGCGCAACTGGGCCATGCAGCGCAAGCAGTTCGGCCGCCTGCTGTGCGAGTTCCAGGGCCTGCAATGGAAGTTCGCCGACATGCGCATCAAGCTCGATGCCGCCCAACTGCTGCTGTACCGGGCCGCGACCGGCGCGGACACGGGGTTTCCGTCCGCGACGGAGACCGCCATCGCCAAGGCCTATTGCAACCAGGTGGGCTTCGACGTGGCCAACGATGCCTTGCAGGTGCTGGGCGGACTGGGCTACAGCCGCGAGTCTCTGGTCGAATACTGCGTGCGCCGCTGCCGCGGCTGGATGATCGCGGGCGGGTCCATCGAGATCCTGAAGAACCGCATCGCCGAAGGGATCTTCGAGCGCAGCTTCCCGCAGCGCCCGCCGCGCTGA
- a CDS encoding acetate--CoA ligase family protein yields MSTSFADALLSPRAVALVGASGDARKNTARPLRFMRKHGYAGSIYPVNAGRAEILGERAYPSLAELPGPVDHVFIMIPGDGVAALLPDCARAGARVVTVYSDGFGESGPQGQARQAELVRQARALGLRLLGPNSIGLADLHGGGILSVNAAFEADTLLAGGISLVSQSGSMMGSLLSRAAARGFGFAKSVSVGNESDITVGEVVDALVDDARTEVILLFLETLRAAPTLARALARASAAGKPVVAYKLGRSEQGDALAQSHTGAMAGNDVAVDAFLKAHGVMRVQHLETLFEIAPLAARYARPAGRAREGNAPRVAVITTTGGGAATVVDNLGLRGLAAVAPPAAFVREIAQRGLKIRETPVIDLTLAASSEQYRMLLEALLRADWCDAVLSVVGSSAQFHPALAVQPLLQADKPAAKPLAVFLAPEAPASLALLQAGGIAAFRTPEACADALAVFFAPQGRPPGQGAPQPWPDGLPRSGMLSEFEAAQVFADLGVPVTQGELLAPDRLDHRVPYPLVAKICSRDLAHKTELGAVRIGIRDAQALEAAARELREAVRLRAPDARVDGILVQPMEDRLIELILGYRHDPLVGPTVLLGAGGIAAELAPDFAVRLAPVDVDEAWRMIFEVRQTRLVRGFRGLPEGDCQALARAIAAFSRLALCDGVRVEEAEINPLFVRADGVVAVDALVRLA; encoded by the coding sequence ATGTCCACGTCTTTCGCCGACGCGCTGCTGTCTCCCCGTGCGGTCGCCCTGGTGGGCGCCTCGGGCGACGCGCGCAAGAACACCGCGCGCCCGCTGCGCTTCATGCGCAAGCACGGCTATGCCGGGTCCATCTATCCCGTCAACGCGGGCCGCGCCGAGATCCTGGGCGAGCGCGCCTATCCGTCGCTGGCCGAGCTGCCCGGGCCGGTGGATCACGTCTTCATCATGATTCCCGGCGACGGCGTGGCCGCCTTGCTGCCCGACTGCGCGCGGGCCGGCGCGCGCGTGGTGACGGTCTATTCCGACGGCTTCGGCGAGTCCGGACCGCAAGGGCAGGCCCGGCAGGCCGAGCTGGTGCGGCAGGCGCGCGCGCTGGGCCTGCGCCTGCTCGGGCCGAACAGCATCGGCCTGGCCGACCTGCACGGCGGCGGCATCCTGTCCGTGAACGCCGCCTTCGAGGCCGATACCCTGCTGGCCGGCGGCATCAGCCTCGTGTCGCAAAGTGGCTCCATGATGGGGTCGCTGCTGTCCCGCGCCGCCGCGCGCGGCTTCGGCTTCGCCAAGTCGGTCTCGGTCGGCAATGAAAGCGACATCACGGTCGGCGAAGTGGTGGACGCGCTGGTGGACGACGCCCGGACCGAGGTGATCCTGCTTTTCCTGGAAACGCTGCGCGCCGCGCCCACGCTGGCGCGCGCGCTTGCCCGGGCGAGCGCGGCGGGCAAGCCGGTCGTGGCCTACAAGCTTGGCCGCTCCGAGCAGGGCGACGCGCTGGCGCAGTCCCATACCGGCGCCATGGCGGGCAACGACGTGGCGGTGGATGCCTTCCTGAAGGCCCATGGCGTCATGCGGGTCCAGCACTTGGAGACCCTGTTCGAGATCGCGCCGCTGGCCGCCCGTTATGCGCGCCCCGCGGGCCGGGCGCGGGAGGGGAATGCGCCGCGCGTGGCGGTCATTACGACGACGGGCGGAGGCGCCGCGACGGTGGTCGACAACCTGGGCCTGCGCGGCCTGGCGGCGGTTGCACCGCCGGCCGCGTTCGTGCGGGAGATCGCGCAGCGCGGCCTGAAAATACGCGAAACGCCGGTCATCGACCTCACCTTGGCCGCGTCCAGCGAGCAGTACCGGATGCTGCTCGAAGCGCTGCTGCGCGCCGATTGGTGCGATGCGGTCCTGAGCGTGGTCGGGTCGTCCGCGCAGTTTCATCCTGCGCTGGCCGTCCAGCCCTTGCTCCAGGCCGACAAGCCCGCCGCCAAGCCGCTGGCGGTGTTCCTGGCGCCCGAAGCGCCGGCCTCGCTGGCGTTGCTGCAGGCAGGCGGCATCGCGGCGTTTCGCACGCCCGAAGCCTGCGCCGATGCGCTGGCCGTGTTCTTCGCGCCGCAAGGCCGGCCGCCCGGGCAGGGTGCGCCGCAGCCGTGGCCGGACGGCCTGCCGCGCAGCGGCATGCTCAGCGAGTTCGAGGCCGCGCAGGTGTTCGCGGACCTGGGGGTGCCGGTGACGCAAGGCGAGCTGCTCGCGCCGGACCGGCTGGATCACCGCGTCCCGTACCCGCTCGTGGCCAAGATCTGCTCGCGCGACCTGGCGCACAAGACCGAGCTGGGCGCGGTGCGCATCGGCATCCGCGACGCCCAGGCGCTGGAAGCGGCCGCGCGCGAACTGCGCGAGGCGGTGCGGCTGCGCGCGCCGGATGCCCGGGTCGACGGCATCCTGGTGCAGCCCATGGAAGACCGCCTGATCGAACTGATCCTGGGCTACCGCCACGACCCGCTGGTGGGTCCGACCGTGCTGTTGGGCGCGGGCGGCATCGCCGCCGAGCTGGCGCCGGATTTCGCGGTGCGTCTGGCGCCCGTGGATGTCGACGAGGCCTGGCGCATGATTTTCGAGGTCCGCCAGACCCGTCTGGTCCGCGGCTTTCGGGGCCTGCCCGAAGGCGATTGCCAGGCGCTGGCGCGCGCCATTGCCGCTTTCTCGCGCCTGGCGCTGTGCGACGGCGTGCGCGTCGAAGAGGCCGAGATCAACCCTTTGTTCGTCCGCGCCGATGGCGTGGTCGCCGTCGATGCCCTGGTCCGCCTGGCCTGA
- a CDS encoding ABC transporter substrate-binding protein, with protein sequence MHKKITGITAAIAVAALAGAAQAQPSEGISDGVVRIGVLTDMSGAYSGNVGPGSVLATQLAIEEFGGKVLGKPIEMLSADHLNKTDVAASRAREWMDRDQVDVVTELGNSAVALAVMNIAREKGRMTMVTGAGATRITGEDCSPNNVQWVYDTYALAKVGTLPLVEAGAKKWFFVTADYAFGHSLENDGMRFVKEGGGTVAGSARYPFPGNDFASFLLSAQSSKADAVAFASAGADLQNEIKQAREFGLAGKQKLVAMLMSITDVHGVGLDAGQGMTFAETFYWDMDDETRAFAQRFHKASGKMPTALQAGQYSAVLNYLRAVEKSGSDNVDVVMKTLRAQPIHDAFARNARLREDGKLIHDTYVVEVKSPKESKAPWDYYKIVRTVPGDQAFMPLSESQCKLVKP encoded by the coding sequence ATGCATAAGAAAATCACCGGAATCACCGCCGCGATCGCGGTTGCCGCCCTGGCCGGCGCCGCGCAGGCCCAGCCGTCCGAAGGCATATCCGATGGCGTCGTGCGCATCGGCGTGCTGACGGACATGTCCGGCGCGTATTCCGGCAACGTCGGCCCCGGCTCCGTCCTGGCCACGCAGCTGGCCATCGAGGAATTTGGCGGCAAGGTGCTGGGCAAGCCCATCGAAATGCTGTCCGCCGACCACCTGAACAAGACGGACGTGGCCGCCAGCCGCGCGCGCGAATGGATGGACCGCGACCAGGTCGACGTCGTGACCGAACTGGGCAACAGCGCCGTCGCGCTGGCCGTGATGAACATCGCCCGCGAAAAAGGCCGCATGACCATGGTGACCGGCGCCGGCGCCACCCGCATCACCGGCGAAGACTGCTCGCCCAACAACGTGCAGTGGGTCTATGACACGTACGCGCTCGCCAAGGTGGGCACGTTGCCGCTGGTGGAGGCCGGCGCGAAGAAATGGTTCTTCGTCACCGCCGACTATGCCTTTGGCCACTCGCTGGAAAACGACGGCATGCGTTTTGTGAAGGAAGGCGGCGGCACGGTGGCCGGGTCGGCGCGCTATCCGTTCCCGGGCAACGATTTCGCGTCGTTCCTGCTGTCGGCGCAGTCCAGCAAGGCCGATGCCGTCGCCTTCGCCAGCGCGGGCGCGGATCTGCAGAACGAGATCAAGCAGGCGCGCGAGTTCGGCCTGGCGGGCAAGCAAAAGCTGGTCGCCATGCTGATGAGCATTACCGACGTGCATGGCGTGGGCCTGGACGCCGGCCAGGGCATGACCTTTGCCGAGACCTTCTACTGGGACATGGACGACGAGACGCGCGCCTTCGCGCAGCGCTTTCACAAGGCGTCCGGCAAGATGCCCACCGCGCTGCAGGCGGGCCAGTATTCCGCTGTGCTGAACTACCTGCGGGCGGTCGAGAAGTCGGGGTCGGACAATGTGGACGTCGTGATGAAAACGCTGCGGGCCCAGCCCATCCACGATGCGTTCGCCCGCAACGCCCGCCTGCGCGAGGACGGCAAGCTCATCCACGACACCTACGTGGTGGAGGTCAAGTCGCCCAAGGAATCCAAGGCGCCCTGGGACTACTACAAGATCGTGCGCACGGTGCCGGGCGACCAGGCGTTCATGCCCTTGTCCGAAAGCCAGTGCAAGCTGGTCAAACCATGA
- a CDS encoding NAD(P)-dependent oxidoreductase — protein MSETKTPLGFIGLGVMGEPMCANLVRRSGHPVYVTDISPDPVARIGELGAHACASVVEVAQSAEIVFLSLPSIVQVEQVCTGPGGLVEAAGRVRIVVDMSTSDVTRTRQLAEVLRGHGIVLIDAPVARMREAARLGTLMITVGATREDYDTVLPYLSCMGSDVLLCGGIGNGQVVKIMNNMVVFMTVHALAEAVTIGRSAGVDGTLLLDALSKGSADSFVLRNPGQKALAPSHFPEKTFPTEYAIKDILLALELASQGDVDARAARLTHDLLERTRAAGYVKEYYPVMVKLIERGYA, from the coding sequence ATGAGCGAGACCAAGACCCCGCTGGGCTTCATCGGCCTGGGCGTGATGGGCGAACCCATGTGCGCCAATCTGGTCCGTCGATCCGGGCACCCGGTGTACGTGACCGATATCAGTCCCGACCCGGTGGCCCGCATCGGCGAATTGGGCGCGCATGCCTGCGCGTCGGTGGTGGAGGTGGCGCAAAGCGCCGAGATCGTGTTCCTGTCGCTGCCCAGCATCGTGCAGGTGGAGCAGGTCTGCACCGGGCCGGGCGGCCTGGTCGAAGCCGCGGGCCGGGTGCGCATCGTGGTGGACATGAGCACCAGCGACGTCACGCGCACCCGCCAGTTGGCCGAAGTGCTGCGCGGCCACGGCATCGTGCTGATCGACGCACCCGTGGCGCGCATGCGCGAGGCCGCCCGGCTGGGCACACTGATGATCACGGTGGGCGCCACCCGGGAAGACTACGACACGGTCCTGCCCTATCTGTCCTGCATGGGCTCCGACGTGCTGCTGTGCGGGGGCATTGGCAACGGCCAGGTGGTCAAGATCATGAACAACATGGTGGTCTTCATGACGGTGCACGCCCTGGCCGAAGCCGTCACGATCGGGCGCAGCGCCGGGGTGGACGGCACCCTGCTGCTGGACGCGCTGAGCAAGGGCTCGGCCGACAGTTTCGTGCTGCGCAATCCGGGCCAGAAGGCGCTGGCCCCGTCCCACTTCCCGGAAAAGACCTTTCCGACCGAATACGCGATCAAGGACATCCTGCTGGCCCTCGAACTGGCCAGCCAGGGCGACGTGGACGCCCGGGCGGCCAGGCTGACGCACGACCTGCTGGAGCGCACGCGCGCCGCCGGTTACGTCAAGGAGTACTACCCGGTGATGGTCAAGCTGATCGAGCGCGGCTACGCGTAA